The Opitutales bacterium ASA1 genome window below encodes:
- a CDS encoding YceH family protein, whose protein sequence is MHASSDSSAPANSSQPLSPLEARVLGCLIEKELTTPEYYPLSLNALVNACNQKSNRHPVLAVGPREVETALDGLRQLRLAGLFAGADARVAKYKQTLDLVYPMETADRVVLCELLLRGPQTPGELRGRCERMHPFPDVAAVEAALERLAGRPAGPLVKRLPRQSGQKEVRSAQLLTGEPDLDGASAGSAPDSSPDAPLAVSLRLPPEAEARIAALENDVATLRAQLADLRRQLGVD, encoded by the coding sequence ATGCACGCGTCCTCCGATTCTTCCGCTCCCGCGAACTCGAGCCAGCCTCTTTCCCCGCTCGAGGCGCGCGTCCTCGGATGCTTGATCGAAAAGGAACTGACCACGCCCGAGTATTACCCGCTCTCGCTCAACGCCCTCGTCAACGCCTGCAACCAGAAGAGCAATCGCCACCCCGTGCTCGCCGTAGGTCCGCGCGAGGTCGAGACGGCCCTCGATGGCCTGCGTCAGTTGCGCCTCGCCGGCCTCTTCGCCGGGGCAGACGCCCGTGTCGCGAAGTACAAGCAGACGCTCGATCTCGTCTACCCGATGGAGACCGCCGACCGGGTCGTGCTCTGCGAGCTGCTCCTGCGCGGACCTCAGACTCCGGGCGAACTTCGCGGACGCTGTGAGCGCATGCACCCCTTTCCGGACGTAGCCGCCGTCGAGGCCGCGCTCGAACGCCTCGCCGGTCGCCCAGCCGGACCGCTCGTGAAACGCCTTCCCCGCCAGTCGGGCCAAAAGGAGGTCCGCTCCGCCCAACTCCTCACCGGCGAGCCCGATCTCGACGGCGCGTCGGCCGGCTCGGCACCCGACTCCTCTCCCGATGCGCCTCTCGCCGTGTCGCTGCGTCTCCCGCCCGAGGCCGAAGCGCGCATCGCCGCATTGGAAAACGACGTAGCCACGCTGCGCGCACAACTCGCCGACCTGCGCCGCCAACTCGGCGTCGATTGA
- the yagF gene encoding xylonate dehydratase YagF, producing MIPDPVLDSGDESIYTLRTTAPGPSGALPLAAEKLRAMSSGDLFGWTQNAGMGWNPARMLGRQFLVLSTQGGVRAPDGSPIALGYHTGHWEVGLLVEEAAKTFSAHGAIPFAGCVSDPCDGRTNGTVGMLDSLPYRNDAAVVFRRLIRSLPTRSGVLGVATCDKGLPAMLMALAGTPDLPTVLVPGGVTLLAEEAEDTAKVQTLATRFARGEISLEHAADMGCRACGSPGGGCQFLGTAATSQVVAEALGLALPHSALAPSGAAIWRDAARRSAHALMELEKAGLRTRDILSPDALHNAMIAHAAFGGSTNLVLHVPAIAHAAGLPRPTVDDWERINRTTPRLVDALPNGPRHFATVQVFLAGGVPEVMLHLRALGLLRLDARTVTGRTLGENLAWWETSERRTRLREKLRLLDGIDPDDVILAPSRARAHGLTSTVTFLRGNLAPEGALVKSTAIAPARIGPDGVFLHEGPARVFCSEDAAIAAIKHGTIAPGDVMILVGLGPGCGMPETYQITSALKHMRGGETVSLVTDGRFSGVSTGACIGHVSPEAWAGGPIGRLRGGDTVRLRIDTRTLEGSVDVVSLAAEELAARAIHPDLRLDPRVPADTRLWAALQAAAGGSWGGCVYDVDRIAHLLRLGHSSEKDSAGTIGV from the coding sequence ATGATCCCCGACCCCGTCCTCGATTCGGGCGACGAGTCGATCTACACCCTGCGCACCACCGCCCCGGGACCCTCCGGCGCGCTCCCGCTCGCCGCCGAAAAACTCCGCGCCATGTCCAGCGGCGATCTGTTCGGCTGGACCCAAAACGCCGGCATGGGCTGGAACCCCGCTCGCATGCTCGGGCGGCAGTTTCTCGTCCTCAGCACGCAGGGAGGCGTCCGCGCCCCGGACGGTTCACCCATCGCCCTCGGCTACCACACCGGCCACTGGGAAGTGGGGCTCCTCGTCGAAGAAGCCGCCAAGACCTTCTCCGCGCACGGCGCGATCCCGTTCGCCGGTTGCGTCAGCGACCCCTGCGACGGTCGCACCAACGGCACCGTCGGCATGCTCGACAGCCTGCCCTACCGCAACGACGCCGCCGTCGTTTTCCGCCGTCTCATCCGCTCCCTCCCCACCCGCAGCGGCGTACTCGGCGTCGCCACCTGCGACAAAGGCCTGCCCGCCATGCTCATGGCGCTCGCCGGCACGCCGGACCTGCCGACGGTCCTCGTCCCGGGCGGCGTCACGCTCCTCGCCGAAGAGGCCGAAGACACCGCCAAGGTCCAGACCCTCGCCACACGCTTCGCCCGCGGGGAGATCTCCCTCGAGCACGCCGCCGACATGGGTTGCCGCGCCTGCGGTTCCCCCGGCGGAGGTTGCCAGTTTCTCGGCACCGCCGCCACCAGCCAAGTGGTGGCCGAAGCCCTCGGACTCGCTCTTCCGCACAGCGCCCTCGCGCCCTCCGGCGCTGCGATCTGGCGCGACGCCGCCCGACGCTCCGCCCACGCGCTGATGGAATTGGAAAAGGCCGGTCTGCGCACCCGCGATATCCTCTCCCCCGACGCGCTCCACAACGCCATGATCGCCCACGCGGCTTTCGGCGGATCGACCAACCTCGTGCTTCACGTCCCTGCCATCGCCCACGCCGCCGGCCTCCCCCGCCCCACCGTCGACGACTGGGAACGCATCAACCGCACGACCCCGCGCCTCGTCGACGCCCTCCCCAACGGCCCCCGGCACTTCGCCACCGTCCAGGTCTTCCTCGCCGGTGGCGTGCCCGAAGTGATGCTTCACCTTCGCGCCCTCGGATTGCTCCGCCTCGACGCCCGCACCGTGACCGGACGCACCCTCGGCGAAAACCTCGCCTGGTGGGAGACGAGCGAACGTCGCACGCGTCTCCGCGAAAAACTCCGTCTCCTCGACGGCATCGACCCCGACGACGTGATCCTCGCGCCCTCGCGTGCGCGCGCGCACGGCTTGACCAGCACCGTCACGTTCCTGCGCGGCAACCTCGCCCCGGAAGGCGCGTTGGTGAAAAGCACCGCCATCGCACCTGCGCGCATCGGCCCCGACGGCGTGTTTCTCCACGAAGGCCCCGCCCGCGTCTTCTGCAGCGAAGACGCCGCCATAGCCGCCATCAAACACGGCACCATCGCTCCCGGCGACGTCATGATCCTCGTCGGCCTCGGCCCCGGCTGCGGCATGCCCGAGACCTACCAGATCACCTCCGCCCTCAAGCACATGCGCGGCGGCGAGACCGTTTCGCTCGTCACCGACGGTCGCTTCTCCGGCGTCTCCACCGGTGCCTGCATCGGCCACGTCAGCCCCGAAGCCTGGGCCGGCGGACCCATCGGGCGCCTCCGCGGCGGCGACACCGTGCGCCTTCGCATCGACACCCGCACGCTCGAAGGCTCCGTCGACGTCGTCTCCCTCGCGGCCGAGGAACTCGCCGCCCGCGCGATCCATCCCGACCTCCGCCTCGACCCACGCGTGCCCGCCGACACCCGCCTCTGGGCCGCCCTCCAAGCCGCGGCCGGCGGCAGTTGGGGCGGCTGCGTCTACGACGTCGATCGCATCGCCCACCTCCTCCGCCTCGGCCACTCGAGCGAAAAGGATTCTGCTGGAACCATCGGCGTCTGA
- a CDS encoding aldehyde dehydrogenase (NADP(+)), which yields MPFHAHNAATGETLPGEFHDASPAAIDAACRAAADVAPAFAVLAPERRAALLEAIADALEKAGDALLDRAGLETGLPRARLEGERARTQGQLRQFAALVREGSWVDARIDTALPDRKPAPRPDLRRMLRGIGPVAVFGASNFPLAFSVAGGDSASALAAGNPVIVKAHPAHPGTSDITAEAVRTAVAASGLPAGIFGMVHGASPEVSLALVRHPAVAAVGFTGSLRAGRALYDAAAARPEPIPVFAEMGSINPVFVLPGALAARGVAIAEGLVGSFTLGVGQFCTKPGVVFGVASEAWTTFCAAVAERARAVAKGAMLHEGIARAFAEGCARLEGVEWLADGPARVARVDAATYRARPELGHEIFGPYTLLVTVESAAGLAALAEALEGQLTATVHGSEDDFSGTAAAELLAVLPRKVGRIVCNGFPTGVEVAPAMTHGGPYPACTDARFTAVGTGAILRWARPVSFQGFPDALLPDALKQANPLGILRLVDGRLVR from the coding sequence ATGCCCTTTCACGCCCACAACGCCGCCACCGGCGAAACCCTCCCCGGCGAATTCCACGACGCCTCTCCGGCCGCCATCGATGCCGCCTGTCGCGCCGCGGCCGACGTCGCCCCAGCCTTCGCCGTGCTCGCTCCCGAGCGTCGTGCCGCCCTGCTCGAAGCGATCGCCGATGCCCTCGAAAAGGCCGGAGACGCCCTCCTCGACCGCGCCGGTCTCGAGACCGGTCTCCCACGCGCCCGCCTCGAAGGCGAACGCGCGCGCACCCAAGGGCAACTCCGACAATTCGCCGCGCTCGTCCGCGAAGGCTCGTGGGTCGACGCCCGCATCGACACCGCTCTGCCGGACCGCAAACCCGCTCCCCGCCCGGACCTCCGCCGCATGCTGCGCGGGATCGGCCCGGTCGCCGTGTTCGGCGCCAGCAACTTCCCCCTCGCTTTCTCCGTGGCCGGTGGCGACTCGGCCTCTGCGCTCGCGGCGGGCAATCCCGTGATCGTGAAAGCCCACCCGGCGCACCCCGGCACGTCCGACATCACCGCCGAAGCGGTGCGTACGGCCGTAGCCGCGTCCGGTCTGCCGGCGGGCATCTTCGGCATGGTCCACGGTGCATCTCCGGAGGTTTCACTCGCCCTCGTGCGGCATCCGGCCGTCGCTGCGGTCGGTTTCACCGGCTCGCTGCGTGCCGGTCGCGCCCTCTACGATGCCGCCGCCGCGCGGCCGGAACCCATCCCGGTGTTCGCCGAGATGGGCAGCATCAATCCCGTCTTCGTCCTCCCCGGCGCGCTCGCCGCGCGCGGAGTCGCGATCGCCGAAGGGCTCGTCGGGTCGTTCACGCTCGGTGTCGGGCAGTTCTGCACCAAACCCGGCGTCGTCTTCGGCGTCGCCTCGGAAGCGTGGACCACGTTTTGCGCCGCCGTAGCCGAGCGTGCCCGCGCCGTCGCGAAAGGCGCAATGCTGCACGAGGGCATCGCGCGTGCGTTCGCCGAAGGCTGCGCCCGACTCGAAGGCGTGGAATGGCTCGCCGACGGGCCCGCGCGCGTCGCCCGTGTCGACGCCGCGACCTACCGCGCACGCCCCGAACTCGGCCACGAGATCTTCGGCCCCTACACGTTGCTCGTGACGGTCGAAAGCGCCGCCGGACTCGCCGCCCTCGCCGAAGCCCTCGAGGGGCAATTGACCGCCACCGTCCACGGCTCCGAAGACGACTTTTCCGGCACCGCCGCCGCCGAACTTCTCGCCGTCCTTCCGCGCAAGGTCGGGCGAATCGTATGCAACGGCTTTCCCACCGGCGTCGAAGTCGCTCCCGCGATGACGCACGGCGGCCCCTACCCGGCCTGCACGGACGCACGTTTCACCGCTGTCGGCACCGGTGCGATCCTGCGCTGGGCGCGCCCGGTTTCCTTCCAAGGTTTTCCCGACGCGCTCCTGCCCGACGCGCTCAAACAGGCCAACCCGCTCGGCATCCTCCGGCTCGTCGACGGACGACTCGTGCGATGA
- a CDS encoding fumarylacetoacetate hydrolase family protein, with product MIRLFSTPEGIVLEREGSFVLASSGFSIDALFAATDPLDYAQKAFATGRPSAEPTRLLAPIQSQEVWAAGVTYLRSKTARMEESKDAGGGTFYDRVYEADRPELFFKATPSRVAAPGSPVRIRRDSAWNVPEPELTLALDSVGRIFGFTIGNDMSSRDIEGENPLYLPQAKVYHLSAALGPCLVVTGAPPAPDTEISIEIVRDGTTVFSGHTSIDRIKRPLPSLAEWLFREEEFPCGAFLMTGTGIVPPDDFTLHVGDSVRITLPPVGTLENTIDQRP from the coding sequence ATGATCCGACTGTTCTCCACCCCCGAAGGCATCGTGCTCGAGCGCGAAGGCTCGTTCGTCCTCGCATCCTCCGGCTTCTCGATCGACGCGCTCTTCGCCGCGACCGATCCGCTCGACTACGCCCAAAAAGCCTTCGCCACCGGCCGACCGTCGGCCGAGCCCACCCGTTTGCTCGCGCCCATCCAAAGCCAAGAGGTCTGGGCTGCGGGCGTCACCTACCTGCGCAGCAAGACCGCCCGCATGGAGGAATCCAAGGACGCCGGCGGCGGCACGTTCTACGATCGCGTCTACGAAGCCGATCGTCCCGAGCTGTTCTTCAAGGCCACCCCCAGCCGCGTCGCCGCCCCTGGCTCACCTGTGCGCATCCGGCGCGACTCCGCATGGAACGTGCCCGAACCCGAGCTGACCCTCGCTCTCGACTCCGTCGGACGGATCTTCGGGTTCACCATCGGCAACGACATGAGTTCGCGCGACATCGAGGGCGAAAACCCCCTCTACCTCCCGCAGGCAAAGGTCTACCACCTCAGCGCCGCCCTCGGACCCTGCCTCGTCGTGACCGGCGCACCGCCCGCGCCCGACACGGAGATCTCGATCGAAATCGTCCGCGACGGCACGACCGTCTTCTCCGGCCACACGTCGATCGACCGCATCAAACGCCCGCTGCCGTCTCTCGCCGAGTGGTTGTTTCGCGAAGAAGAGTTCCCCTGCGGCGCTTTCCTCATGACCGGGACCGGCATCGTGCCGCCCGACGACTTCACGCTCCACGTCGGCGACTCCGTCCGCATCACCCTTCCGCCCGTCGGCACCCTCGAGAACACGATCGACCAACGGCCTTGA
- a CDS encoding SLC13 family permease: MPAVFAALTPLHPFVLLAVSIVLVVVLIGVCRLHAFFALIAAAAFVAIFGVEGTGWSAALEKMLAEFGAATGRVGYSIAVAAVIGAALMESGAADRIVRVFLGVLGEKRAPLALLVSAFVLGVPVFFDTVFFLLVPLARALTARTGKNYMLHLLAICAGSVVTHATVPPTPGPLVMAEILQMDLGLVLLAGVAAGFLPAVAGLAFARWSDRRNPIALRAAPGSSVEDVAAIARRPESDLPSFGASIAPIVLPIVLIGAASVVGVYRADLPAGFVAVVDLLGNKNVALTLAALAAVAVYLRQKGLPWRETGAVVGEPLGTAGTIILITAAGGAYGAMLKQSGIGDAIHASTGASGLGAVALAWGMSALLRAAQGSTTVAVITTAGLVMSLGGGEGLGVHPVALYIAIGYGGLCLSWMNDSGFWIFSRMSGLTEGETLRSWTVLLSVISVVGLLQALVLAAVLGS; the protein is encoded by the coding sequence ATGCCCGCCGTCTTCGCCGCGCTCACTCCGCTTCACCCGTTCGTCCTTTTGGCCGTGAGCATCGTGCTCGTCGTCGTGTTGATCGGCGTGTGCCGGCTGCACGCGTTTTTCGCTCTGATTGCGGCCGCGGCGTTCGTGGCGATCTTCGGCGTCGAGGGTACGGGTTGGTCGGCGGCGTTGGAGAAGATGCTGGCGGAGTTCGGCGCGGCGACGGGTCGTGTGGGCTATTCGATCGCGGTCGCGGCGGTGATAGGAGCGGCGTTGATGGAAAGCGGCGCGGCGGATCGAATCGTGCGGGTGTTTCTCGGCGTGCTCGGCGAGAAGCGCGCGCCGCTGGCGCTGCTCGTCTCGGCGTTCGTGCTCGGGGTGCCGGTTTTCTTCGACACCGTTTTCTTCCTGCTCGTCCCGTTGGCGCGGGCGCTGACTGCGCGGACGGGCAAGAACTACATGCTGCACCTGCTGGCCATCTGCGCCGGCAGCGTCGTGACCCATGCGACCGTGCCGCCGACTCCCGGTCCGCTCGTGATGGCGGAGATTCTGCAAATGGACCTCGGCTTGGTCCTGTTGGCCGGCGTGGCGGCGGGTTTCCTGCCGGCCGTCGCGGGTTTGGCCTTCGCGCGCTGGAGCGATCGACGCAATCCGATCGCGCTGCGGGCCGCCCCCGGTTCGTCGGTGGAAGACGTGGCGGCGATCGCCCGGCGGCCGGAGTCGGATCTGCCGAGCTTCGGTGCGTCGATCGCACCGATCGTGCTTCCGATCGTGCTGATCGGCGCGGCGTCGGTGGTAGGCGTGTATCGTGCGGATCTTCCCGCGGGGTTCGTCGCGGTCGTGGATCTCTTGGGCAACAAGAACGTGGCGCTGACCCTTGCGGCGCTCGCGGCCGTCGCGGTGTATCTGCGGCAAAAGGGGTTGCCGTGGCGCGAGACGGGAGCCGTGGTGGGCGAACCGCTCGGCACGGCGGGCACGATCATCCTCATCACCGCGGCCGGAGGGGCGTACGGAGCGATGTTGAAACAGTCCGGCATCGGCGACGCGATCCACGCGAGCACGGGCGCGAGCGGGCTCGGTGCGGTGGCGCTGGCGTGGGGCATGTCGGCGTTGCTGCGCGCGGCGCAAGGTTCGACGACCGTCGCCGTGATCACGACGGCGGGTCTGGTGATGTCGCTCGGCGGCGGCGAAGGACTCGGCGTGCACCCTGTGGCGCTCTACATCGCGATCGGCTACGGCGGATTGTGCCTCTCGTGGATGAACGACAGCGGTTTCTGGATCTTCAGCCGCATGAGTGGTCTGACCGAAGGCGAGACGCTGCGCTCGTGGACCGTGTTGTTGAGCGTGATCTCGGTCGTTGGTCTTCTCCAAGCGCTCGTGCTCGCAGCCGTGCTCGGATCCTGA
- a CDS encoding NAD-dependent succinate-semialdehyde dehydrogenase, whose protein sequence is MLQSINPATGQTVAEHPEMSGREVGAVLRASARAFAHWSRTDFTERSALLNTVAEGMMHRREELARLITIEMGKPVQESRAEIEKCARTCQHYARHAAEMLADRTESLEATRAIVTHRPLGPLLAIMPWNFPFWQVFRAAAPALMAGNTVVLKHASNTTGCALAIESLFRAAGFPEGTFRVLRLAGSRMTRVVKHRAVAAVTLTGSTAAGRKIAAAAGAALKKTVLELGGSDAYVVLDDADLDLAARVCAKARLINNGQSCVAAKRFIVVASVHDAFLEKLVGAMDGFVRGDPLRDDTQLGPMARPDLRDELHAQVRRSVDGGARLVLGGEMPEGPGAFYPATVLAEVVPGMAAFDEETFGPVAAVVRAKDEKHALALAARTSFGLGAAVFTRDVERGLRIAREELRAGVCALNTLVASDPRVPFGGVGDSGYGRELGSEGIREFVNTKTVLVG, encoded by the coding sequence ATGCTGCAGTCGATCAACCCCGCCACGGGCCAAACCGTTGCCGAGCATCCCGAGATGTCCGGCCGCGAAGTCGGCGCGGTCCTGCGCGCCTCCGCGCGCGCCTTCGCGCACTGGAGCCGCACCGACTTCACCGAACGCTCCGCCCTCCTCAACACGGTCGCGGAAGGCATGATGCATCGCCGCGAGGAACTCGCCCGCCTGATCACGATCGAGATGGGCAAACCCGTGCAGGAATCCCGCGCCGAGATCGAGAAGTGCGCCCGCACCTGCCAGCACTACGCGCGCCACGCCGCGGAGATGCTCGCCGATCGCACGGAGTCGCTCGAGGCCACGCGGGCGATCGTGACGCATCGACCACTCGGTCCGTTGCTCGCGATCATGCCGTGGAACTTTCCCTTCTGGCAGGTGTTTCGAGCCGCCGCTCCCGCGCTCATGGCGGGCAACACCGTCGTGCTCAAACACGCGTCCAACACCACCGGTTGCGCGCTCGCGATCGAGTCGTTGTTTCGCGCCGCCGGTTTTCCTGAAGGCACGTTCCGCGTCCTCCGTCTCGCCGGCTCGCGGATGACGCGCGTGGTCAAACACCGCGCCGTCGCTGCCGTCACGCTCACCGGCAGCACCGCCGCCGGCCGCAAGATCGCCGCCGCCGCCGGCGCAGCGCTGAAGAAGACCGTGCTCGAACTCGGTGGCAGCGACGCCTACGTCGTGCTCGACGACGCCGATCTCGACCTCGCCGCACGCGTCTGCGCCAAGGCCCGGTTGATCAACAACGGCCAGAGCTGCGTCGCCGCCAAACGCTTCATCGTCGTCGCATCCGTGCACGACGCGTTTCTCGAAAAACTCGTCGGTGCCATGGACGGTTTCGTGCGCGGCGACCCGTTGCGCGACGACACGCAACTCGGCCCGATGGCTCGTCCCGATCTGCGCGACGAACTTCACGCGCAGGTGCGACGCTCGGTCGACGGCGGCGCACGCCTCGTCCTCGGCGGCGAGATGCCGGAAGGTCCCGGGGCATTTTACCCCGCCACCGTCCTCGCGGAAGTCGTCCCCGGCATGGCGGCGTTCGACGAAGAGACGTTCGGACCCGTCGCCGCGGTCGTCCGTGCGAAGGACGAGAAACACGCCCTCGCTCTCGCCGCACGCACGTCGTTCGGCCTCGGAGCCGCAGTCTTCACGCGCGACGTGGAACGCGGCCTCCGTATCGCTCGCGAGGAACTCCGCGCCGGCGTCTGCGCGCTCAACACGCTCGTCGCCTCCGACCCACGCGTCCCCTTCGGCGGCGTCGGCGACTCCGGCTACGGACGCGAACTCGGCAGCGAAGGCATCCGCGAGTTCGTGAACACGAAGACCGTGCTCGTCGGCTGA
- a CDS encoding ABC transporter ATP-binding protein: MASEADATSTRLRSDAGNGALVRRLLVFAWSYRRSCTLVLAVQVVLLAIGLSGLGLTGLALDVVRAEVDAGAAAPAWPFGLEPPSEWTAMWTIGCIAGVVLLLAGARAVLNYAYGVLVARLVHVEMVQDLRNRVYRKLHDLSFRFFDANASGSIINRVTGDVQSLRSFVDGVLIQTVIMVLSLGVYLAYMLRIHVPLTLACLAGTPLVWAASVWFSAKVRPMYVRNRELFDGMVLSLAESVQGVHTVKGFGREPEVRARFDAAAGAVRDQQQGIFWRVSLFSPFVGFATQINLVVLLSYGGWLVVHDEIAFGTGLVVFAGLLQQFSGQVSNIAAITNTIQQSLTGARRVFEVLDAPVEVQSKPGALHLGRARGEVRFEQVDFAYKSIEPVLRGIDFAVPPGRCVAIVGTTGAGKSATLSLLPRFYDVTGGRITLDGHDLRDLDLEDLRRNIGIVFQESFLFSNTVAANIAFGHPAASREQIEKAARIACADEFIRALPQGYDTVLGEHGVDLSGGQRQRLALARAVLLEPPVLILDDPTAAIDPETEHEILEAMDRAIAGRTTFIVANRTSTLRRADLIVVLEKGRVVQTGRHEELANTPGLYRRLVDARIEEEEAARSGDSGTAEVRS, encoded by the coding sequence ATGGCCAGTGAAGCCGACGCGACCTCGACACGCCTCCGTTCCGACGCCGGAAACGGCGCGCTCGTGCGGCGACTGCTCGTGTTCGCGTGGAGCTACCGGCGCAGTTGCACGCTCGTGCTGGCGGTGCAGGTCGTCCTGCTCGCCATCGGTCTCTCCGGTCTCGGGCTCACGGGGCTCGCGCTCGACGTCGTGCGGGCGGAGGTCGACGCCGGGGCCGCGGCACCCGCATGGCCGTTCGGGCTGGAACCGCCGAGCGAATGGACCGCGATGTGGACAATCGGCTGCATTGCCGGGGTGGTCCTTTTGCTCGCGGGCGCACGCGCCGTGCTCAACTACGCCTACGGCGTGCTCGTCGCGCGACTCGTCCACGTCGAGATGGTCCAAGACCTGCGCAATCGCGTCTACCGCAAGCTGCACGACCTGAGTTTTCGTTTCTTCGACGCCAACGCCAGCGGCTCGATCATCAACCGCGTGACGGGGGACGTGCAGTCGCTACGTTCCTTCGTCGACGGCGTGCTCATCCAGACGGTCATCATGGTGCTCTCGCTCGGCGTCTATCTCGCCTACATGTTGCGTATCCATGTTCCCCTTACGCTGGCGTGTCTCGCGGGCACGCCGTTGGTGTGGGCGGCTTCGGTTTGGTTTTCGGCGAAAGTCCGACCGATGTACGTGCGCAACCGCGAACTCTTCGACGGCATGGTGCTCTCGCTCGCGGAGTCGGTGCAGGGCGTGCACACCGTGAAGGGGTTCGGCCGGGAGCCGGAGGTGCGGGCGCGGTTCGACGCGGCGGCCGGAGCGGTGCGCGACCAGCAGCAGGGTATCTTCTGGCGCGTGAGTCTTTTTTCGCCGTTCGTGGGCTTCGCCACGCAGATCAACCTCGTCGTGCTGCTCTCGTACGGCGGATGGCTCGTGGTGCACGACGAGATCGCGTTCGGCACGGGCCTGGTGGTGTTCGCGGGATTGTTGCAGCAGTTCTCTGGACAGGTCTCGAACATCGCGGCCATCACCAACACCATCCAGCAGAGCCTGACGGGGGCGCGGCGGGTTTTCGAGGTGCTGGACGCGCCGGTCGAAGTGCAGTCGAAGCCCGGGGCGTTGCATCTCGGGCGGGCGCGCGGGGAGGTGCGATTCGAGCAGGTCGATTTCGCCTACAAGTCGATCGAACCGGTCTTGCGCGGCATCGACTTCGCGGTGCCACCCGGGCGGTGCGTGGCGATCGTCGGCACCACCGGCGCGGGCAAGTCGGCCACGCTCTCGCTCCTTCCGCGTTTCTACGACGTGACCGGGGGCCGTATCACGCTCGACGGGCACGACCTGCGCGACCTCGACCTGGAGGACTTGCGGCGCAACATCGGCATCGTCTTCCAAGAGAGTTTTCTCTTCAGCAACACCGTCGCGGCGAACATCGCGTTCGGGCACCCGGCGGCGTCGCGCGAGCAGATCGAGAAGGCCGCGCGCATCGCGTGCGCGGACGAATTCATCCGCGCGCTGCCGCAGGGCTACGACACCGTGCTGGGCGAACACGGAGTCGATCTTTCCGGCGGGCAACGCCAACGGCTCGCGCTCGCGCGTGCCGTCCTGCTCGAGCCGCCCGTGCTCATCCTCGACGACCCGACCGCGGCGATCGATCCCGAGACCGAACACGAGATCCTCGAGGCGATGGATCGTGCCATCGCCGGCCGGACCACCTTCATCGTGGCCAACCGCACCAGCACTCTGCGACGAGCGGACCTGATCGTCGTCTTGGAGAAGGGTCGCGTCGTGCAGACGGGGCGGCACGAAGAGTTGGCGAACACGCCCGGCCTCTACCGTCGACTCGTCGACGCTCGGATCGAGGAAGAGGAGGCGGCGCGTAGTGGAGATTCGGGTACAGCGGAGGTGCGGTCGTGA